A single genomic interval of Stieleria maiorica harbors:
- a CDS encoding serine/threonine protein kinase codes for MTESPRPTTDDPGPTIDAPMEAEIAELLDRYLTDRQRGVAPPRDQWLAEHPEHAQRLAECLDAAELFGRAETDGFDLPPESGFPEPGLPESIGDYEILSELGRGGMGVVYEAREKSLDRIVALKVMRFGIVDPSALDRFRREAETAGALHHTNIVPVYATGREGDTSWYAMQRIEGESLAARILRTRRASSQPQLEAILDVGIQAADALSHAHERDVVHRDVKPANLILDHEDRVWLTDFGLARRLVDAGATITGAILGTPRYMSPEQADLRAPDVDHRSDIYSLAATLYEMATGRPPFEGEDPLELITKIRHDDPPGLRTLRSDLPRDLEVVLQKAMEKDARRRYQSAAEFADDLRAVRDDHPIHARPLSILEKAARWGRKHQTRVRVAAAAMTVTAMLIAALLYGFDQWRQSHLGAFRVRAGGGPYQATIVPVGRSALSDSTMEVTLPMQNYRQHTAGDYQMMVAPTGRWSRTLRLPITRGAPSDYRITNRPARSKEISIGDAAVVTVSDESTPAILWRSDGVLKRVAWQSDHQWEIDVRSIDTTLTSVDGSNAGQTATIAVNFADTQPSANFDPGHHHLDDHPLLTQGVAALRTPIDLNGDRRTDTLVAAGDQQALLAVDHQGNVLWSRSYDFANLPSKSNLPDTFNRRATLPFPGVFALQDLGDLDDDAISDLFVMFVHYQMGIQTDVCLAVLSGKTGDVIGRHHQVFNPPAGGFWPVDAIFHPSKHQYRSFSGLSFKDTSVFRSGHRQYGDFFVRHQRYGTPIRIPVPSPPRVRVHEDSLQVVLMNGEQCQIIDWDQGFVPSVAIKLPFMPAHAPRIANADGETRLIFHDHNDSRSKTARFRGTAITAYDMNGRQRWSRQMEHVQWQNSIDRNHADWPYVTDINGDGADEIVVPRSRYRDGVDLGVQLLDAATGTPVWTDPTPYSALQSADDCVSRITVADDINEDGWNDIATAVIAGSGAEQASGIDNRQTAFIYVDWISGKTGKVLAWARHRIPVLGDQIRVAQIDAIRSGLPGTLPGTIEIDFVTGDRTLDVMLASSVIRFQPSSPSAVAIAAGLDVCPSPTDATSPLRVYRRRGGPFGVAEDHLVLLQSQRSPTIRLGENRLLASWVGDSGRHLIAASGFQPTRTSVIDADSGQTVWNSDRNRGEDAEWIPIKHDDGSVDFLVQDQSAEETPARLIDGQTGTQRCRLQGTLGGRVILARSLHDGKSMLLVGDGRLARRTPAGAPGQPVNAFQMSLVSRATGEIRWTNRFLFGAARINTPADYDHLKFGDINGDGVQDIVGPHSHDEQLYLAAWDGSNGEVLWERSVFQRPTRSDYWIPFALVAIDDRTHVVYLGHTSKDDALRKLVLCGPEGEIVDATEPDNVASIPVVDGAYASRYLAIGDATNADGIPMLAFYHEVNGKTQCDVFDLRDKQIQRIQTFNEMVENHYVSGMWLIDIDGDGVNERIVMDRVTPSQNESTLKSENRSSLLIRCYPMLRPDPQFQITIPDVNGLQDVHWKWDHDVPVSWLQLDQDRLVAIDWSRRSLLTETNGDPESRSNVPLVCLHGDTYTRIASPTLDGIEFRDLRLAEPQESIAVATHREIDPRRTRPLFASIGGNTTLAGWGLHLLRGGLALTVLVILPLWYLKGTLQERRWSLAWLLLAPLLVGVWMVIWRSPWLREPGLVFNLFHGVTAWMCGAALLIAVRDKTDGRGNAIRLILSVGTPVVFLVLVVFAYLQRTDPDTLQHRVDATGLLRVALFSFTIVVQLYWMLRIAASAVRWVSGRLGRQATA; via the coding sequence ATGACTGAATCGCCACGCCCCACGACCGACGATCCGGGACCGACGATTGATGCGCCGATGGAGGCCGAGATCGCCGAATTGTTGGATCGCTACCTGACCGACCGTCAACGCGGTGTCGCGCCACCTCGCGACCAATGGCTGGCCGAGCATCCCGAACACGCCCAACGTCTGGCCGAATGCCTGGACGCGGCGGAATTGTTCGGCCGTGCCGAGACCGACGGATTTGATCTGCCGCCCGAGTCAGGTTTTCCCGAGCCGGGGCTTCCCGAGTCGATCGGTGATTACGAAATCCTTTCCGAACTCGGTCGCGGCGGCATGGGCGTGGTTTATGAAGCCCGCGAAAAATCGCTCGATCGGATCGTCGCACTGAAAGTCATGCGATTCGGAATCGTCGACCCCAGCGCGCTGGACCGATTCCGCCGCGAGGCCGAAACGGCCGGTGCGTTGCATCACACCAACATCGTTCCGGTTTACGCGACCGGACGCGAAGGCGACACCAGTTGGTACGCGATGCAACGCATCGAAGGCGAGAGTTTGGCCGCGCGCATCCTACGCACCCGGCGGGCGTCCTCGCAGCCGCAACTCGAAGCGATCCTTGACGTCGGAATCCAAGCCGCCGATGCGCTCTCCCACGCCCATGAACGGGACGTGGTCCACCGTGACGTCAAACCGGCCAATTTGATTTTGGACCATGAAGACCGTGTTTGGTTGACCGATTTCGGATTGGCCCGCCGATTGGTCGACGCCGGCGCGACGATCACCGGTGCGATCCTGGGCACGCCGCGCTACATGAGTCCCGAACAAGCGGACCTGCGCGCGCCCGACGTGGATCATCGCAGCGACATCTACTCCCTCGCCGCGACACTGTACGAGATGGCGACCGGGCGGCCACCGTTTGAGGGCGAGGACCCGCTGGAGTTGATCACCAAGATCCGACACGACGATCCGCCCGGCCTGCGAACGTTGCGTTCCGATCTGCCGCGCGACTTGGAGGTCGTGTTGCAAAAGGCGATGGAAAAAGACGCCCGCCGGCGTTATCAATCCGCCGCCGAGTTTGCCGATGATTTGCGCGCCGTTCGTGACGACCATCCGATTCATGCCCGCCCACTTTCGATCTTGGAAAAAGCGGCGCGTTGGGGCCGCAAGCATCAAACGCGCGTTCGCGTTGCCGCCGCGGCGATGACCGTCACGGCGATGTTGATTGCCGCTCTGCTGTACGGGTTTGATCAGTGGCGACAAAGTCACTTGGGCGCATTTCGCGTTCGCGCCGGCGGTGGACCGTACCAAGCAACCATCGTTCCGGTCGGCCGGTCCGCGTTGTCGGATTCCACGATGGAAGTCACGCTTCCGATGCAGAATTACCGACAGCACACCGCCGGCGATTATCAGATGATGGTTGCTCCGACGGGCCGATGGAGTCGGACGCTCCGGCTGCCGATCACCCGAGGCGCCCCCAGCGACTACCGAATCACCAACCGACCCGCCCGATCCAAAGAGATTTCGATCGGCGACGCGGCGGTCGTGACGGTCTCTGATGAATCGACTCCCGCGATCCTCTGGCGAAGTGACGGTGTCTTAAAACGAGTGGCATGGCAAAGCGATCATCAATGGGAAATCGACGTCCGTTCCATCGACACGACGCTCACCAGCGTCGACGGATCAAACGCCGGCCAAACCGCGACCATCGCCGTCAACTTTGCCGACACGCAACCGTCCGCGAACTTTGATCCCGGGCACCATCACCTGGACGATCACCCGCTGCTGACCCAAGGCGTTGCCGCTCTGCGTACACCGATCGACCTGAACGGCGACCGACGAACCGACACGCTGGTTGCCGCGGGCGACCAACAAGCATTGCTGGCTGTCGACCATCAAGGAAATGTCTTGTGGTCACGGTCCTACGATTTTGCGAATCTGCCCAGCAAGTCGAACTTGCCGGATACGTTCAATCGACGCGCCACACTCCCATTCCCGGGTGTCTTTGCTTTGCAAGACCTCGGCGATCTAGATGATGACGCGATCAGCGATCTGTTTGTCATGTTCGTGCACTATCAAATGGGGATTCAGACGGACGTTTGCTTGGCCGTGCTGAGCGGAAAGACCGGCGACGTGATCGGCCGGCACCATCAGGTTTTCAATCCACCCGCAGGCGGATTCTGGCCGGTCGACGCGATCTTTCATCCGTCCAAACACCAGTATCGATCGTTCAGCGGTCTCTCCTTCAAGGACACCTCCGTGTTTCGCTCGGGCCATCGTCAGTACGGCGATTTCTTTGTGCGACACCAACGCTACGGCACGCCGATACGAATCCCCGTCCCGAGTCCTCCCCGAGTGCGGGTCCACGAAGACTCCCTTCAAGTCGTGCTGATGAACGGGGAGCAATGCCAGATCATCGACTGGGACCAAGGCTTTGTACCCAGCGTCGCGATCAAGTTGCCGTTCATGCCCGCCCACGCTCCACGGATCGCCAACGCAGACGGAGAGACAAGACTGATCTTTCACGACCACAACGATTCACGATCCAAGACGGCGCGATTTCGCGGCACGGCGATCACCGCCTATGACATGAACGGCCGACAACGATGGAGCCGGCAAATGGAACATGTCCAGTGGCAGAATTCGATCGACCGCAATCACGCCGATTGGCCCTATGTCACTGACATCAACGGCGACGGCGCGGACGAAATCGTTGTGCCCCGCAGTCGTTATCGCGACGGCGTTGATTTGGGCGTCCAGTTGCTCGACGCGGCGACCGGCACGCCGGTTTGGACGGATCCGACACCATACTCGGCGCTACAATCCGCCGACGATTGCGTTTCCCGAATCACCGTGGCCGACGACATCAACGAAGACGGCTGGAACGACATCGCCACGGCCGTCATTGCGGGATCGGGGGCGGAGCAAGCTTCGGGAATCGACAACCGTCAAACGGCTTTCATTTATGTCGATTGGATCTCGGGAAAAACCGGCAAGGTTCTCGCTTGGGCAAGGCATCGGATCCCCGTGCTGGGTGACCAAATTCGCGTGGCCCAGATCGACGCGATTCGCAGCGGACTTCCCGGCACCCTGCCAGGGACGATCGAAATTGATTTCGTCACCGGCGACCGCACCTTGGACGTCATGCTCGCGTCCTCGGTCATTCGTTTCCAACCCAGCAGCCCCAGCGCGGTTGCCATCGCCGCGGGGCTGGATGTCTGTCCCAGCCCCACCGATGCGACGTCGCCGCTGCGCGTTTACCGTCGCCGTGGTGGCCCCTTCGGCGTCGCTGAAGATCATCTGGTCCTGTTGCAATCCCAGCGGTCACCGACGATCCGTTTGGGCGAGAACCGATTGTTGGCGTCGTGGGTCGGCGATTCGGGACGACACCTGATCGCGGCGTCGGGTTTTCAACCGACCCGCACCAGCGTCATCGATGCTGATTCTGGACAGACGGTATGGAACAGCGATCGGAACCGCGGCGAAGATGCCGAGTGGATTCCCATCAAGCATGACGACGGAAGCGTTGACTTTTTGGTTCAGGACCAATCCGCAGAGGAAACGCCTGCGCGGCTGATCGACGGCCAAACGGGCACGCAGCGGTGTCGCCTGCAGGGCACGCTGGGCGGCCGAGTCATCTTGGCTCGGTCCCTGCATGATGGAAAATCAATGCTGCTCGTCGGCGATGGTCGACTTGCTCGGCGAACCCCCGCCGGAGCGCCGGGACAACCGGTCAATGCCTTTCAAATGTCGTTGGTCAGCCGAGCCACCGGTGAGATCCGTTGGACGAATCGCTTCCTGTTCGGAGCGGCGCGAATCAACACGCCCGCTGATTATGACCACTTGAAGTTTGGGGACATCAACGGCGACGGCGTCCAAGACATTGTCGGCCCCCACTCGCACGACGAGCAACTGTATCTGGCTGCTTGGGATGGTTCCAACGGCGAGGTGCTTTGGGAACGTTCGGTCTTCCAGCGACCGACACGCAGCGACTATTGGATTCCGTTTGCTTTGGTTGCCATCGATGACCGGACGCACGTCGTCTACTTGGGGCACACTTCAAAGGACGACGCGCTTCGGAAACTGGTGCTCTGTGGACCAGAGGGTGAAATCGTTGACGCAACCGAACCCGACAACGTTGCCTCAATCCCTGTCGTCGATGGCGCGTACGCCAGTCGCTACCTGGCGATCGGCGACGCGACGAACGCGGACGGCATCCCGATGCTTGCGTTCTACCATGAAGTAAACGGAAAAACGCAGTGTGACGTTTTTGATCTTCGCGACAAGCAAATTCAAAGGATTCAGACGTTCAATGAAATGGTGGAAAACCACTACGTGTCCGGCATGTGGCTCATCGATATCGATGGGGATGGTGTCAATGAACGCATCGTGATGGATCGTGTCACGCCGTCACAGAACGAGTCGACGCTGAAGTCCGAGAACCGATCCTCACTGCTTATCCGCTGCTATCCGATGCTGCGGCCCGATCCGCAATTCCAGATCACGATTCCCGACGTCAACGGGCTTCAAGACGTTCACTGGAAATGGGATCACGACGTCCCGGTCAGTTGGCTGCAACTTGATCAGGATCGACTTGTCGCGATCGATTGGTCACGACGGAGTCTCCTGACCGAAACAAATGGTGATCCGGAATCACGCTCGAATGTACCGCTGGTCTGTCTGCATGGTGACACGTACACTCGAATCGCGTCTCCAACACTGGACGGGATCGAGTTTCGGGACCTCCGCCTGGCAGAACCTCAAGAATCCATCGCCGTTGCCACGCACCGAGAAATTGATCCGCGTCGGACGCGTCCCCTGTTTGCCTCGATCGGCGGAAACACCACGCTCGCCGGTTGGGGGCTCCACCTACTTCGTGGCGGGCTGGCGCTGACGGTCTTGGTCATCCTGCCGTTGTGGTATTTGAAAGGGACACTGCAGGAACGACGTTGGAGTCTCGCTTGGTTGCTGCTCGCACCGCTGCTGGTCGGTGTTTGGATGGTGATTTGGCGAAGTCCGTGGTTGCGTGAGCCCGGGCTGGTCTTCAATCTGTTCCACGGCGTCACCGCCTGGATGTGTGGCGCCGCACTACTGATCGCCGTCCGCGACAAGACAGACGGCCGGGGGAACGCGATCCGATTGATTCTTTCAGTTGGCACGCCGGTGGTCTTTCTGGTCCTTGTTGTGTTTGCGTATCTGCAACGCACCGACCCGGATACCCTGCAGCATCGCGTCGATGCAACAGGACTATTGCGCGTCGCGTTGTTTAGCTTCACCATCGTGGTGCAGCTCTACTGGATGCTGCGGATCGCTGCTTCGGCCGTGCGCTGGGTCAGTGGACGGTTGGGGAGGCAAGCGACGGCGTGA
- a CDS encoding sigma-70 family RNA polymerase sigma factor gives MNRGDENASISEDSLRATWSIGPLRPWLKMLAERQLSPALRGRIDPSDVVQQTLVDAWRGHQNFRGTTQAERLAWLRMILKRTLIRYDRDQLRTAKRGGGREQQLQAALDRDSIRIEQLAIDREPDPRSRADRAEQTLRLAAALEQLPNDYRNVLTLRHIDGLSHDEIAQRLGRSNAATRMLWIRALEKLKAVYGELTE, from the coding sequence GTGAACCGCGGGGATGAAAACGCTTCGATCAGCGAAGACTCGTTGCGAGCCACTTGGTCGATCGGTCCGCTTCGGCCGTGGTTGAAGATGCTTGCCGAGCGTCAATTGTCCCCGGCGCTGCGTGGCCGCATCGATCCATCGGATGTCGTCCAGCAAACCTTGGTCGATGCGTGGCGCGGACATCAGAACTTTCGCGGGACGACGCAGGCCGAACGGTTGGCGTGGTTGCGGATGATCCTGAAACGCACCCTGATTCGCTATGACCGGGATCAATTGCGAACGGCCAAGCGGGGCGGCGGACGGGAGCAGCAACTGCAGGCCGCGTTGGACCGCGACAGCATCCGGATCGAGCAACTGGCGATCGACCGGGAACCCGATCCGCGATCACGCGCCGACCGCGCCGAACAAACGCTGCGATTGGCCGCCGCCCTTGAACAACTGCCCAACGACTATCGCAATGTTCTGACGCTGCGGCACATCGACGGACTGTCCCATGACGAAATCGCTCAGCGACTGGGGCGATCCAATGCGGCGACGAGGATGCTGTGGATCCGGGCTCTGGAGAAACTTAAAGCGGTCTATGGTGAGCTGACGGAATAG
- the hflC gene encoding protease modulator HflC: MNRLTFPVVAVIVILVGVVAYSAAYTVSETEQVIITQFGKPVGEPIADAGLHFKVPLIQEVTRVEKRILEWDGRPNEMPTKDKTYIVVDTFGRWRINDAKQFFLRLRDERSAQSRLDDILGSETRNAIAKHELIELVRTTKDRQPARDETIADAPGNIGILYPINKGRAKIEEEIYQQAASKVTDLGIELLDVRFKRINYNESVRDRIYSRMISERQQIAERFRSEGAGEAAKIIGRKEKDLLEIESQAYKQVQEIQGAADAEATEIYAKAYNQSPESVEFFAFIKTMETYQEMLDQDSTLILSTDSDIFKFLKRIEGVE, encoded by the coding sequence ATGAATCGCCTGACTTTCCCCGTGGTTGCCGTCATCGTGATCCTGGTCGGGGTGGTCGCCTACAGCGCGGCCTACACCGTCAGCGAAACCGAACAGGTCATCATCACACAATTCGGAAAACCGGTCGGTGAACCGATCGCCGATGCCGGTTTGCATTTCAAGGTTCCGCTGATCCAGGAAGTGACCCGCGTCGAAAAGCGGATCCTGGAATGGGACGGCCGCCCCAACGAAATGCCGACCAAAGACAAAACGTACATCGTCGTCGACACCTTCGGCCGTTGGCGTATCAATGATGCCAAGCAATTCTTTCTGCGGCTGAGAGATGAACGCAGCGCCCAATCGCGTCTGGACGATATCTTGGGCAGCGAAACACGCAACGCGATCGCCAAGCATGAGTTGATCGAATTGGTTCGCACCACCAAAGACCGACAACCGGCCCGGGATGAAACCATCGCCGACGCACCCGGCAACATCGGGATCCTGTACCCGATCAACAAGGGCCGCGCGAAGATCGAAGAAGAGATCTATCAACAAGCGGCCAGCAAGGTCACCGATCTGGGCATCGAACTGTTGGATGTTCGCTTCAAACGCATCAATTACAACGAAAGCGTCCGCGACCGGATCTATTCCCGGATGATCAGCGAACGCCAACAAATCGCCGAACGCTTCCGCAGCGAAGGGGCCGGCGAAGCGGCCAAGATCATCGGCCGCAAGGAAAAGGACCTGCTGGAAATTGAATCCCAGGCCTACAAGCAGGTCCAGGAAATCCAAGGGGCCGCCGACGCCGAGGCCACGGAGATCTATGCCAAGGCGTACAACCAAAGCCCCGAATCGGTCGAGTTCTTCGCCTTCATCAAAACGATGGAAACCTACCAGGAGATGCTCGACCAAGACAGCACGCTGATCCTGAGCACCGACAGCGACATCTTCAAGTTCCTCAAACGGATCGAAGGGGTGGAGTAG
- the hflK gene encoding FtsH protease activity modulator HflK translates to MSNSNPRGPDWSDLERIQPYVAWLIPALLVLTLLLTSVYTVQAESEGVVLRFGRYVKTVEPGLRFKFPFGIDEVSIVPVKRQLKQEYGFGTPGATNETQVSNEQAEERVMVTGDLNIATVEWVIQYRVRDPKLFLFKVRNPGQTLRDISESVMRTVVGDRTVDEVITIGRQEIEVEALLQLQTLVDKYELGLSIDQVQLKNVNPPQPVQPSFNEVNQAQQEREQMINVANGEYNKEVPRARGEAEQKKQAAEGYALKRVNEAQGDVSRFNAVFSEYAKAPEVTKQRIYIETMRQVVPTLGQKIIMDDQASQVLPLLNLAPQATRRSQ, encoded by the coding sequence ATGAGCAATTCCAACCCGCGTGGCCCCGACTGGTCGGATCTGGAGCGGATTCAGCCCTACGTGGCCTGGCTGATTCCCGCCTTGCTGGTCCTGACGCTGCTGCTGACAAGCGTGTACACCGTCCAGGCCGAATCCGAAGGCGTGGTGCTGCGGTTCGGACGCTATGTCAAAACGGTCGAGCCGGGATTGCGATTCAAATTCCCCTTCGGAATCGACGAGGTTTCGATCGTTCCGGTCAAGCGTCAGCTGAAACAGGAGTACGGCTTCGGAACGCCCGGGGCCACCAACGAAACACAAGTGTCCAACGAACAAGCCGAAGAACGGGTGATGGTCACCGGCGATCTGAATATCGCCACGGTCGAATGGGTCATCCAATATCGCGTCCGCGACCCCAAACTGTTCTTGTTCAAAGTCCGTAACCCCGGCCAGACGCTTCGTGACATCTCCGAATCGGTGATGCGAACGGTTGTCGGTGATCGCACGGTCGACGAAGTCATCACGATCGGCCGACAAGAGATCGAAGTCGAAGCGCTGCTGCAACTTCAGACCCTGGTCGACAAATATGAACTGGGACTGAGCATCGATCAGGTGCAGCTGAAAAACGTCAATCCGCCCCAGCCGGTTCAACCGTCGTTCAACGAGGTCAATCAAGCTCAGCAGGAACGGGAGCAGATGATCAATGTCGCCAACGGCGAATACAACAAAGAGGTCCCTCGGGCACGCGGTGAAGCGGAACAGAAAAAGCAAGCGGCCGAAGGTTACGCGCTCAAGCGGGTCAATGAAGCCCAGGGAGACGTGTCGCGGTTTAACGCCGTGTTCTCTGAATACGCCAAAGCACCCGAAGTGACCAAGCAACGCATCTACATCGAAACGATGCGACAGGTCGTCCCGACGTTGGGACAAAAGATCATCATGGACGATCAGGCCAGTCAAGTTCTGCCGCTGTTGAATCTCGCACCGCAAGCCACTCGGAGGTCCCAATGA
- a CDS encoding DUF2306 domain-containing protein, with product MNSFYNSLASITPLRVVKWVSIGFVFWIGALILSPFRHYLPPDFQYGFLSNKGDFFFSSGYFIGFYLHISAAPLALFLGGLQLSRTIRQRYPRVHRRIGATYVLAVLFSAAPGGFIMAIKAFGGWSTTICFGLLALATWWSTYIGWRAGRACDFQRHQLWMLRSYVLLLSAVFLRLGHYALQSLHLRPELTYQIAAWTSWLVPWIALELTLVYSRGRWRSPAAQS from the coding sequence ATGAATTCTTTTTACAATTCGCTCGCCTCGATCACGCCCTTGCGAGTCGTGAAATGGGTGTCGATCGGATTTGTATTCTGGATCGGTGCGCTGATCCTGTCGCCATTTAGGCACTACTTGCCGCCGGATTTCCAATACGGGTTTCTAAGCAACAAAGGGGACTTCTTCTTTTCCTCCGGCTACTTCATCGGTTTCTACCTGCACATCAGTGCGGCTCCGTTGGCATTGTTTCTCGGCGGATTGCAACTCAGTCGCACAATCCGCCAACGGTATCCGCGTGTGCATCGCAGGATCGGCGCGACCTATGTCCTGGCCGTTCTATTCTCGGCCGCTCCCGGCGGTTTCATCATGGCGATCAAGGCGTTCGGCGGATGGTCGACCACGATCTGTTTCGGCTTGTTGGCGTTGGCCACATGGTGGTCGACCTACATCGGTTGGCGCGCCGGCCGCGCCTGCGATTTCCAGCGGCACCAACTCTGGATGCTCCGCAGCTATGTGCTGCTTCTGTCGGCCGTGTTCTTGCGGCTGGGGCACTACGCACTGCAATCGCTGCACCTGAGACCGGAGTTGACGTACCAGATCGCCGCTTGGACCAGTTGGCTGGTTCCATGGATCGCCCTCGAGTTGACGCTGGTTTACAGCCGTGGTCGCTGGCGGTCACCCGCCGCCCAATCGTGA
- a CDS encoding DUF3299 domain-containing protein has product MHHFRVPATATYLPLAVLLALSLPCASAAGQDPSERKKVEIRLSTEAQLAKGEINFDDLKFDIEKDGAFDESMWTKRLKMINGKNVKLRGYILPSSTYQNEGFKQFVLVRDNQECCFGPGAALYDCVFVTMVDDNTADFTTRPVTVEGKFVLDPETYKYPGGKGPRGATHMAVFRIEGVSVK; this is encoded by the coding sequence ATGCACCATTTTCGCGTCCCCGCCACCGCAACCTATTTGCCGCTCGCTGTCCTGCTCGCTCTGTCGCTGCCCTGTGCCTCCGCCGCCGGCCAAGACCCGTCGGAGCGGAAAAAAGTCGAAATCCGTCTCAGCACCGAAGCCCAACTGGCCAAAGGCGAAATCAACTTCGACGACTTGAAGTTCGACATCGAGAAAGACGGCGCCTTCGACGAATCGATGTGGACCAAGCGGCTGAAGATGATCAACGGCAAGAACGTCAAACTGCGCGGTTACATCCTGCCCAGCAGCACGTACCAGAACGAAGGGTTCAAACAATTCGTCTTGGTGCGTGACAACCAGGAATGCTGTTTCGGCCCCGGTGCGGCGCTTTACGATTGTGTGTTCGTCACGATGGTCGACGACAACACCGCCGACTTCACCACGCGACCGGTGACGGTCGAAGGCAAGTTTGTCCTCGATCCGGAAACCTACAAGTACCCCGGCGGCAAAGGCCCACGCGGTGCCACGCACATGGCCGTGTTCCGGATCGAAGGCGTCAGCGTCAAGTAG
- a CDS encoding DUF3299 domain-containing protein, with product MATDLQMSSSADEVDFPYRALSRSAITSTLLFVVALLGLIPPFEVLLALAVLGVVFALLSIRSIRRYPDEFSGLGLAKFAMAANALLLIGGIGMHTYVYLTEVPPGHIRVPFYKLKFDADPDRPTETAFEIDGKDVFIKGYIHPSSGGGMLRQFVLVGDLGTCCFGGQPKSSEMVEVTLTGGQTIEGGMTRRKLAGKFSLNRVPKKQADFDNAVFYRLKGTKVN from the coding sequence ATGGCTACTGATCTTCAAATGTCGTCGTCCGCCGACGAGGTGGATTTTCCGTATCGGGCGCTCAGCCGCAGCGCGATCACGTCGACCTTGTTGTTTGTCGTCGCGCTGTTGGGGCTGATCCCGCCATTTGAAGTATTGCTCGCCCTGGCGGTCCTGGGCGTCGTGTTTGCGTTGTTGTCGATCCGTTCGATTCGACGCTATCCCGATGAGTTCAGCGGCCTGGGGCTGGCAAAATTTGCCATGGCCGCCAACGCGTTGCTGTTGATCGGCGGCATCGGCATGCACACCTATGTGTACCTGACCGAAGTCCCGCCGGGACACATTCGCGTGCCGTTCTACAAATTGAAATTCGACGCCGATCCAGACCGGCCCACGGAAACGGCATTTGAGATCGACGGCAAAGACGTGTTCATCAAGGGCTACATTCATCCGTCCAGCGGCGGCGGAATGCTGCGCCAATTCGTCCTGGTCGGTGACTTGGGGACCTGCTGTTTCGGCGGGCAACCCAAGAGCAGTGAGATGGTCGAAGTCACATTGACCGGCGGCCAAACGATCGAAGGCGGCATGACACGCCGGAAATTGGCCGGCAAATTTTCGCTCAACCGAGTCCCCAAAAAACAAGCTGATTTTGACAACGCGGTGTTCTACCGGTTAAAAGGGACAAAAGTGAATTAA
- a CDS encoding calmodulin-binding protein — MLRQLIIAAVLVASAFTLAGDASADQRAFGQAWGGSASTRDWNRFYHYPYVYYPQNFWGQEYYRSADSMYHRYPPEMRIPVYNKKWHNYYPSNRRYHSGHHFILDVF, encoded by the coding sequence ATGCTTCGTCAGTTGATCATCGCCGCCGTTTTGGTGGCATCGGCCTTCACTTTGGCCGGCGACGCGTCGGCCGACCAGCGCGCGTTCGGCCAAGCTTGGGGCGGCAGTGCCAGCACCCGTGACTGGAACCGGTTCTATCACTATCCCTATGTGTATTACCCCCAGAATTTCTGGGGCCAGGAATACTATCGTAGCGCCGATAGCATGTACCACCGCTATCCGCCGGAGATGCGAATTCCGGTCTACAACAAGAAGTGGCACAACTACTATCCCAGCAACCGCCGCTATCACTCCGGTCACCACTTCATCCTGGATGTCTTTTAA